From the Anguilla rostrata isolate EN2019 chromosome 5, ASM1855537v3, whole genome shotgun sequence genome, the window ttgcccttTGGTCACACGTTAAaacatgtgaaaaacattcgattacaGTCAggggcaccaaaattttctgtcacaccctcaataaacgacaaaactcccagtagaagattgaactCAATCTTttaacattatatatattttcttaaacgttatcgattccgcttggccacagtgagtgaaactaggcaaTCTCAGCGTATAGTTtatatgtaaattacgtcaaaaggattcagccttgtttgctacctaaacctcacagcacagtcattgccgttatcatgattgtagcatgaagtgtctactttcaaccaactgccatatatgagcgcgtaaaatcaaccaaaaaatatagtttgccaacttgcgccgtgggtctggatggtttcgtgcttgttcTGACTATGATTTTGTAAAATTGAGTTGCAGTCAACTGTTTATTAAAGGTTGTTCTGGATGTGCCCCTGTTCAAATCATGAAATTTTTCTATGTAGAAAGGTCCATTTTTTTGCTAGAAGTGCAAAGGGAaatgtgattctttttttattagtatCACTGCTGTGGAGGGCAAGTCTTTTGATAGGTTCTTGTTATTCAGTCATTAGCATTACATGGTTTCTCCACCAGTTACATGGTCATCACTGGTGgagcacaaaaatataaattctgcTTAGATATGTCAGGTGTGCGTCCTGTACTTGGTCCTACTTATGCTTTAATTTACGTGTACATCCCGTGTCTTTGCAGAGCATCAGTAATGACCTGAACGCAGAGAAACTATACGCAAGATATGAACCACATGTTTGTATGACCAGCCAGGCTTTTCACAGACTTCTCAACAACCACGGCCCAGAATACAGTGAGCAGTGGGAGATTCCTGTCTGGGTGAAGATGACAACTGGGAAAGGTATAGTGGGTGTGGCAGGAGAAGACATGGAGCTGTGGCCTTTCCAATGAGGATGTTCCCTTTATAAATTGTGCAACTTGAATAGATTTCGTTCAGGGACCTCTTGGATAAATGAAACAAACTCTTAGGGTGAATTGTAATGTTAACAAGACTAGAGGACCTGGCCACTGAAAAAAATCCTCTCTTGCTGCATtggaactgaaaataaaagtagCACCTGTTCGGTGTTATGCACACCCTTTCAGTCCTAACATACTTTCTGCCATAACCTTGAGGAACAGGCACTCTTGCAATAGAAACATTTGATTTTAGAAACATTTCTTAATTATGAGTGTCTGTCTTGATTGTGTTCCTACACCGGTACACAGGGGCATAGAAAACAGTGCTCTGACAGAGCATGTACAGCATTTTTCTGCACATGTTGACTGACTTCATTTTTGAATATGCAAAGTGTCGTCTTTTTGCCTTCCAGATCCCAAGAAAGAGGTGTACATTGATTCACCTCTGGTGGAAACGGAGATGACCGTGAGGGAGAAGATCCGTCTCTTCCACGAGGAGAGCATCAAACTGGCACTGAGGCGGCCCTTCCCGAAGAACGTGCTGGAGCTCCTGTTGGACAGATCGACATCGGATTCCACGGTGCGTTTTGCTTCAGTGTAGGGGACACGTTTTAAAACAGTTTCATGATTTCACAGATTGGGACCCTCAATTTTTTACAGGCCAGTtaaggtcatttaaaaaaatgtgaaaatatgataTTCATAATATTCTTTGTATATCTAGAAAATCATGGAAATTGATAAAATAGCCCACTCTTCctgaaatgtaatggaaaaattGTTGCTAAGTAACTAACTTGATGTTCCTATCTGTTCTTGCTGAGAGTGCTAACATATGGTCAGTTCACTGGTGTGTACGTTAAGTCAACTTCCAAATGTGATTGATCACTGAAGAGTATAGAGTATGACTTTTCagatacaatatttaaaaatgtggctCATAACTCCTTTCTGAATATTTCACAGCAAGTGTGTGACAATcgtgtatgttttaaaatggtggtAGGTAGTCgtggaaaatgtaaattagattTGAATGGCAACTGTGCATATAGAACAATATGCTTAGGATTGAATACCTTTCTAGGTTGCATTACCTCAGGGTGAAAGGCCAAGAGTCGAAGAGAGCCAAAGAAGTGTGATTTCTTTTGCCAATGACAGCATTGACTCGGACGTAGACCTCACAGACCTAGAGACCTTCGGCGAATCAACAGCCAAGAGCCTGAAGGAACCAAACCCGTCTGGGAGTGCTGTGAAATCGGCACTTGCTGCGGTCAAAAGCCCGCCCCAAGAAGGACCCCTGCCAAGAAAGAGGCTGAAAGGCGAGCCTCCTGTGGAGTGTCCCTCAGACCGCTCCGCCTCTGGCGATTCGGACGAGGAGCGGCTGGTGATCGAcgccccgccctctcccagAAGCAGCTCCTCGGAAACGGCCAGGCCCAAGCCCCCGAGCACGTCTGCCACGAAAGAGCCTGCTCCTCCCCCCGATTCCACCCTCCACGCCCCCAGCTCGCGCTCATCGGACGGCGTCCCTGACCCGCTGAATCCCCCCGCCTCGGACACCCCGAGGTCCCCCTCCCCAGAACCGAGCGGTCGGGCCGGGTCCAGCGACGCCTCGCCCGCCACCGGCGAGAAGGCCAGGAGGGCCGGCAGGAGAGCCGCCCCCAGGGCGCCGCAGGACTGCGACCAGCTGGGGCAGATCCTGCGCATGcagagcgctctgctgaagcccagccccagccccgcccaggaCCCCgtgccctcccccccacgcGGGGCCACCCCGGGTAGCTCCGCCCACCCTGCTCAGAGTCACTCGCAGTCCCTGGTGAAGACGTGCGTGTCGTCCTACCTGGAGGCCAATCAGGGCCCGGTCCAGGGGGCCTCCGTCTGTTCGGCTTCAGCTGCCCCTAGTCCAGATAACAACCAGAACACTGCAGAGCGCAAGAGTAAGTGCTCGTCAGGTCTAAGTCCATGACTGCCATGATCTTGCCATTAGTCCTATACCGCCACAATATTATCATGCATCCCTAATTTTATGTATGTTGATTATATTGTTTAATATGCTAGCGCTGGCAAAGCTAAATCAATATACAAGAATAATAAGCATCAGATATCTTGGTTTTCTTGTATAGGATTGTTTGTTGTGTAATTGTATAGATGATTCACTGTGTGTTGTATGTAATGGTGTGTTAAGGGGTGCTGTAATGCTGGTCAGTACGTGCTGTATATAATGCGGAAATGGTGAGTCTTGTGTAATGTGTCCTCGTGCAGAACTCCTGTCAGAAGAGCTGATGCTCAGTGAGGAGGATAAGCTGGACTATGCGTGCCCGGAGGAGGGGAACCTGCTGTATCGCCTGTACAGCCTGAAGGACGTGCTCCTCATGGTGCGCAGCAGTGTGCCTCTGGCCCGGTGGAAGATGAATGAGAATGTGTCAGAGGTTGGTGTTTCTGTCCAGCGTACGCTCTCTCAGACCTCCAGTTGATCATTCAGTGGATTCCACACTGTAGATAATTCAGTGGGAACAGTGTTTTGTGGGACAAATTGGGGCTTACAACAAAGAATTACACTGAATTGTGAATGTagttaaaaaatttaaaaaaaaaactcatcaaAGTCCCATCAAAGGTGGACTTGAACAATTATTTTTGGCGCACTTCATATATTGAGTAATGGTAACTTAGGGGACAGTGTAGCTTAGtgtgtaaggaactgggcttgtaactgaaaggttcataggtttgattcctggataggacactgccgttgtacccttgaacaaggtacttaacctgcgctgcttcagtatatatctagctgtataaaaatggatgcaatgtaaatgctatgtaaaaagttttgtaagtcgctctggataagagcatttgctaaatgcctgtaatgtaatgggacaGTATGAAGAAGTTCtaatattttaaactttttttttctcttcaggttcttcctgtacactTTTTGCCAAAGTTACAGTACCAGCTGTGTTATGGCATAGAGCGCCTCACTAAGAGTGAAGTGTGTCAGTTATGGGCTGAGAGGCTGCTGCACTCCAGCACTGTCTCATATATAGGTGAGTTGGTCA encodes:
- the ice2 gene encoding little elongation complex subunit 2 isoform X2, whose protein sequence is MELKWEDLQYGGTVGFPRDLYDKYSLAPTMKELCAIAQIRSPVKAEVKPEPKVENVHNKPDCNPSVELEKTTTHAKQVLPEPKVPFPRLSSMTFKEQVLYMRWLKQQLSLDTIPDVNFSQLQERVNNETSEFMKYLQDVAKIFADEYNYMSKGAARYSEECLRASLEMVKNYPQLYLIHEMTSITGGKFNPGLSLYLEKQLLTLGNVMMVALPSKKLPKNVQLAEDFEPVSSETPPVKKSSWIHTSISNDLNAEKLYARYEPHVCMTSQAFHRLLNNHGPEYSEQWEIPVWVKMTTGKDPKKEVYIDSPLVETEMTVREKIRLFHEESIKLALRRPFPKNVLELLLDRSTSDSTGERPRVEESQRSVISFANDSIDSDVDLTDLETFGESTAKSLKEPNPSGSAVKSALAAVKSPPQEGPLPRKRLKGEPPVECPSDRSASGDSDEERLVIDAPPSPRSSSSETARPKPPSTSATKEPAPPPDSTLHAPSSRSSDGVPDPLNPPASDTPRSPSPEPSGRAGSSDASPATGEKARRAGRRAAPRAPQDCDQLGQILRMQSALLKPSPSPAQDPVPSPPRGATPGSSAHPAQSHSQSLVKTCVSSYLEANQGPVQGASVCSASAAPSPDNNQNTAERKKLLSEELMLSEEDKLDYACPEEGNLLYRLYSLKDVLLMVRSSVPLARWKMNENVSEVLPVHFLPKLQYQLCYGIERLTKSEVCQLWAERLLHSSTVSYIGHIDPLTSMLFKTEELSPEKMAKASCGFVPARPLNILHHLIKKVSGLQEGRYLLCHKAGESFVTILKACEGTSTTRATYDLHQAHAHLPQAPPHAPIPWVPLDPTHMLPYHIKYNRVPCTFPPRPAFQANRTRPVVTRTKRGGSGGVDEAVRRRGNDKPN
- the ice2 gene encoding little elongation complex subunit 2 isoform X1, giving the protein MELKWEDLQYGGTVGFPRDLYDKYSLAPTMKELCAIAQIRSPVKAEVKPEPKVENVHNKPDCNPSVELEKTTTHAKQVLPEPKVPFPRLSSMTFKEQVLYMRWLKQQLSLDTIPDVNFSQLQERVNNETSEFMKYLQDVAKIFADEYNYMSKGAARYSEECLRASLEMVKNYPQLYLIHEMTSITGGKFNPGLSLYLEKQLLTLGNVMMVALPSKKLPKNVQLAEDFEPVSSETPPVKKSSWIHTSISNDLNAEKLYARYEPHVCMTSQAFHRLLNNHGPEYSEQWEIPVWVKMTTGKDPKKEVYIDSPLVETEMTVREKIRLFHEESIKLALRRPFPKNVLELLLDRSTSDSTVALPQGERPRVEESQRSVISFANDSIDSDVDLTDLETFGESTAKSLKEPNPSGSAVKSALAAVKSPPQEGPLPRKRLKGEPPVECPSDRSASGDSDEERLVIDAPPSPRSSSSETARPKPPSTSATKEPAPPPDSTLHAPSSRSSDGVPDPLNPPASDTPRSPSPEPSGRAGSSDASPATGEKARRAGRRAAPRAPQDCDQLGQILRMQSALLKPSPSPAQDPVPSPPRGATPGSSAHPAQSHSQSLVKTCVSSYLEANQGPVQGASVCSASAAPSPDNNQNTAERKKLLSEELMLSEEDKLDYACPEEGNLLYRLYSLKDVLLMVRSSVPLARWKMNENVSEVLPVHFLPKLQYQLCYGIERLTKSEVCQLWAERLLHSSTVSYIGHIDPLTSMLFKTEELSPEKMAKASCGFVPARPLNILHHLIKKVSGLQEGRYLLCHKAGESFVTILKACEGTSTTRATYDLHQAHAHLPQAPPHAPIPWVPLDPTHMLPYHIKYNRVPCTFPPRPAFQANRTRPVVTRTKRGGSGGVDEAVRRRGNDKPN